The genomic window GTCTGCGGCCCGGTGGGCACGGCCTCGGCGGTCCTGCTGCGGGCGGGTGAGGTCGTCGAGGGGCTCGACCTCGCCCGGTCCCGGCGTCCCGCCGCGCGCAAGGACGTCGACCTGGCCCGGGGACCCGCCCGGCTGACGCAGGCGCTCGCCGTCGACCGGGCCCAGGACGGGGTCGACGTCTGCTCCGGCTCCTCGTTGGAAGTGGTTGCCGGGCAGCCCGTCCCGGACTCCGCCGTGGTGTGGGGGCCGCGGGTGGGGGTGGCCGGTGCCGGCGCGCCGACCCCGTGGCGCGTTTCCCTCGTGAACGACCCCACCGTCTCCGCGTACCGTGTCGGCGGGCGACGGTCGCCCGGCAAGCGGAGCACCTAGGGGAGAACGAGTCGTGAGCGACGTCTGGGACGAACTGCAGTGGCGGGGCCTGGTGGCGCAGTCCACCGACGAGGCCGCGCTGCGGGAGGCTCTGGCGACGGGACCGCTCACCTACTACGTCGGCTTCGACCCGACCGCGCCGAGCCTGCACGTCGGGCACCTCGTGCAGGTGCTGACGGCCCGGCGTCTGCAGCAGGCCGGCCACCGCCCCCTGCTGCTCGTGGGCGGGGCCACGGGCCTGGTGGGGGACCCGCGTCCCTCGGCCGAGCGGACGATGAACGACCCCGCCGTGGTCGCGGGCTGGGTGACGGGCCTGCAGTCCCAGATCTCGCCCTTCCTGGACTTCGAGGGGCCTGCCGCCGCGACCATGGTCAACAACCTCGACTGGACGCAGTCGATGTCGACCATCGAGTTCCTGCGCGACGTGGGCAAGCACTTCAGCGTCAACCGCATGCTCGACCGGGAAGCGGTGGCGAAGCGGCTGGCGACGACGGGGATCTCCTTCACCGAGTTCGCCTACGTCCTGCTGCAGAGCAACGACTACCTCCAGCTGAACCGGCTGCACGGCTGCACGCTGCAGCTCGGGGGGTCCGACCAGTGGGGCAACATCACGGCCGGCTGTGAGCTGGTTCGCCGCGTGGACCAGAAGTCGGTCCACGCGCTGGCGACACCGCTGCTGACCAAGGCCGACGGGACGAAGTTCGGCAAGACGGAGTCCGGCGCGGTGTGGCTCGACCCGGAGCTCACGTCGCCGTACGCCTTCTACCAGTTCTGGCTCAACGCCGAGGACGCGAAGGTCGTCGACTACCTCAAGGCGTTCAGCTTCCGGACCCCGGCCGAGATCGAGGAGCTGGGGCGGGCGGTCGAGGAGAACCCGCGAGCCCGCGCCGCCCAGCGCGCGCTGGCCCACGAGGTCACCGCCCTCGTGCACGGTGAGGCTGCGGCGGTGGCGGTGGAGCAGGCGTCCTCCGCGCTGTTCGGCGGGGGAGAGCTGGACGGGATCGACGAACGGACCCTGCGCGGCGCCCTGGAGGAGCTGCCGACGGCCGTCCCGGAGTCCCGTGACGTCCGGGTCGCGCAGCTGTTCGCCGACACCGGTCTGGCCCCGAGCCTCAGCGGAGCGCGGCGCATCATCAGCGAGGGCGGCGCGTACGTCAACAACGTGAAGCTGGGCGACCCGGAGGCGACGCTGGCGGACGTGTCGCTGCTGCACGGCCGCTACGCCGTGCTGCGGCGGGGCAAGAAGTCGCTGGCCGCGGTGGCACTTCCGTTGTCGCAGTAGCGGATCGGCCGTCGGGGCGCACGCGATTTGGCAATCGCCCCGACGGCCGCGTACTGTTCTTCATGTCGCCCCGGCGGGGCGGAAAACCTGAAGCTCACGAGCTTCGGTGGTCCGCGCCTTGGGATGGCGCCAGATGCCTGATCGTGGGGCTGGGTTGAAGTGTGGCCTGGTTCTCGGTTAAGGT from Kineococcus rhizosphaerae includes these protein-coding regions:
- a CDS encoding DNA-3-methyladenine glycosylase — encoded protein: MGASLTPHSTPPGVLGRSFYDRNVLAVARDLLGCVVRHRTPAGVVGVRLSEVEAYAGESDPGSHAFRGPTPRTQVMFGEAGHAYVYFSYGMHWCVNLVCGPVGTASAVLLRAGEVVEGLDLARSRRPAARKDVDLARGPARLTQALAVDRAQDGVDVCSGSSLEVVAGQPVPDSAVVWGPRVGVAGAGAPTPWRVSLVNDPTVSAYRVGGRRSPGKRST
- the tyrS gene encoding tyrosine--tRNA ligase, whose translation is MSDVWDELQWRGLVAQSTDEAALREALATGPLTYYVGFDPTAPSLHVGHLVQVLTARRLQQAGHRPLLLVGGATGLVGDPRPSAERTMNDPAVVAGWVTGLQSQISPFLDFEGPAAATMVNNLDWTQSMSTIEFLRDVGKHFSVNRMLDREAVAKRLATTGISFTEFAYVLLQSNDYLQLNRLHGCTLQLGGSDQWGNITAGCELVRRVDQKSVHALATPLLTKADGTKFGKTESGAVWLDPELTSPYAFYQFWLNAEDAKVVDYLKAFSFRTPAEIEELGRAVEENPRARAAQRALAHEVTALVHGEAAAVAVEQASSALFGGGELDGIDERTLRGALEELPTAVPESRDVRVAQLFADTGLAPSLSGARRIISEGGAYVNNVKLGDPEATLADVSLLHGRYAVLRRGKKSLAAVALPLSQ